A genomic window from Salvelinus sp. IW2-2015 linkage group LG13, ASM291031v2, whole genome shotgun sequence includes:
- the LOC111972403 gene encoding adenosine 3'-phospho 5'-phosphosulfate transporter 1, with translation MPSFLWRLWPGLVLILPSTLAADKESSLLQDWHDVWLFRFFLNVLGYATIIIPGYFLIGYFKRINYLETGRGICYPVIKACVFGSESKTGLLEDVSIAPRNDADSGSSARQAFKLVFCAAGLQTSYLTWGVLQERVMTRSYGASTPEEEGERFKDSQFLVFMNRILALTVSGLWCLLFKQPRHGAPMYKYSFASLSNVLSSWCQYEALKYISFPTQVLAKASKVIPVMLMGKIVSHKSYEYWEYLTAALISLGVSMFLLTSTTGKHPSTVTTFSGVVILVGYIVFDSFTSNWQDNLFKCKMSSVQMMFGVNLFSCLFTVGSLLEQGAFFDSLAFMTRHSEFAFHAVLLSVCSACGQLFIFYTIAQFGAAIFTIIMTLRQAIAILLSCFLYGHAVTMVGGFGMAVVFLALFLRVYARIRMKAGRRAPQPQVQKV, from the exons ATGCCATCTTTTTTATGGAG GCTTTGGCCTGGCCTGGTGCTGATCCTCCCGTCTACGCTGGCGGCTGACAAAGAGTCTTCGTTGCTACAGGACTGGCACGACGTGTGGTTGTTCCGCTTCTTCCTCAACGTGCTGGGCTACGCCACCATCATCATACCTGGCTACTTTCTCATTGGCTACTTCAAGAGGATCAACTACCTCGAAACAG GTCGTGGCATTTGCTATCCTGTCATAAAGGCCTGTGTGTTTGGTAGTGAATCGAAGACTGGTCTCCTGGAAGACGTGTCCATAGCTCCGAGAAATGACGCTGACTCGGGCTCGTCGGCCAGACAAGCCTTCAAGTTAGTCTTCTGCGCTGCGGGACTTCAG ACATCCTACCTGACATGGGGTGTCCTACAGGAGAGGGTGATGACACGCTCGTATGGGGCCTCCACCCCCGAGGAGGAGGGTGAGCGCTTCAAGGACTCCCAGTTCCTGGTGTTCATGAACCGCATCCTGGCGCTGACTGTGTCTGGCCTGTGGTGTCTCCTGTTCAAGCAGCCTCGCCACGGTGCGCCCATGTATAAATACTCGTTCGCATCGCTCTCCAACGTCCTCAGCAGCTGGTGCCAGTACGAGGCCCTCAAGTACATCAGCTTCCCCACCCAGGTGCTGGCTAAGGCCTCTAAAGTGATCCCTGTCATGCTAATGGGTAAGATTGTGTCGCACAAGAGCTACGAGTACTGGGAGTACCTGACGGCGGCTCTAATCTCTCTGGGCGTCAGCATGTTCTTGTTGACGAGTACGACCGGTAAGCACCCGTCTACGGTCACAACGTTCAGCGGCGTGGTCATCTTGGTCGGCTACATCGTCTTCGACAGCTTCACGTCCAACTGGCAGGACAACCTGTTCAAGTGCAAGATGTCGTCGGTACAGATGATGTTCGGCGTCAACCTCTTCTCCTGCCTCTTCACCGTTGGCTCGCTGCTGGAACAGGGCGCCTTCTTCGACTCGCTGGCCTTCATGACGCGACATTCGGAGTTTGCATTCCATGCCGTGCTGTTGTCGGTGTGCTCAGCATGCGGCCAGCTCTTCATCTTCTACACCATCGCACAGTTCGGCGCCGCCATCTTCACCATCATCATGACCCTTCGGCAGGCCATCGCCATCCTGCTCTCCTGTTTCCTGTATGGCCACGCCGTCACAATGGTGGGGGGCTTCGGCATGGCCGTGGTCTTCCTCGCCCTCTTCCTGCGCGTCTACGCCCGCATCCGCATGAAGGCAGGACGCAGGGCGCCGCAGCCACAGGTGCAGAAGGTATAG
- the LOC111972404 gene encoding NF-kappa-B inhibitor epsilon: protein MASAEDANGKVNLLEDNRIDSGVESLQYFTKYDPYNKTVRDSTSESSEAMDKCSSNTEERLDSAYGSSSLTVENFSEIIEGCNISESGDDSAKNTEFEQKENLLTNITEDGDTLLHLAIIHEDEHFAHQLIQLFPXDVLDIQNNLYQTPLHLATYLNLSSVVRVLVESGASLDLQDQEGNTPLHMACEQGWAECATEMIRNVSSSKLAPVLESQNWRGLTSLHLATVNRQHRLMKLLMTKGADLNIQEGTSGKTPLHLAVELHDIVSMTLLLNKGADVDVPMFNGCTPLHLAVARQDAAIANLLCQSGADKMLRNIEDETALDLAGGNDDILALFPFDDIQIQGRSVVRVPF, encoded by the exons ATGGCAAGCGCTGAAGATGCGAATGGGAAAGTGAATTTATTGGAGGATAACCGAATAGACTCTGGTGTTGAATCATTACAATATTTTACGAAATATGATCCCTATAACAAAACGGTACGGGATTCGACTTCTGAATCCAGTGAAGCCATGGACAAATGTAGCAGCAACACAGAGGAGCGGTTGGATTCTGCTTATGGCTCGTCGTCACTAACTGTTGAGAATTTCAGTGAGATAATAGAGGGCTGCAACATTTCGGAGTCTGGAGATGACAGTGCGAAGAATACAGAATTTGAACAGAAAGAGAACCTTCTCACCAACATCACTGAAGATGGAGACAC ACTCCTGCATTTAGCCATCATCCATGAAGATGAACACTTCGCTCACCAATTGATACAGCTGTTCCCCARAGATGTCTTAGACATTCAGAACAACTTGTACCAG ACGCCGCTACACCTAGCCACCTACCTGAACCTTTCGTCGGTGGTGCGGGTCCTGGTGGAGAGCGGGGCCAGCCTGGATCTGCAGGACCAGGAGGGGAACACGCCGCTCCACATGGCCTGCGAACAGGGCTGGGCCGAGTGCGCTACTGAGATGATCCGGAATGTCTCCTCCAGCAAGCTGGCCCCTGTGCTCGAGTCCCAGAACTGGAGAG GTCTCACCTCTCTCCACCTAGCCACTGTGAACAGGCAACATCGTCTGATGAAGCTACTGATGACAAAAGGGGCAGACCTCAACATCCAG gaaGGTACGAGCGGTAAAACACCTCTCCATCTGGCAGTGGAGCTCCATGACATTGTCTCTATGACGCTGCTATTGAACAAGGGAGCCGATGTGGACGTGCCGATGTTTAACGGCTGCACGCCACTTCACCTCGCCGTTGCCCGGCAGGACGCAGCCATCGCCAACCTGCTCTGCCAATCCGGGGCTGATAAGATGCTGAGGAACATAGAGGATGAGACGGCACTGGATCTAGCTGGCGGCAATGATGAT ATCCTTGCTCTTTTCCCTTTTGATGACATCCAAATCCAGGGCAGGTCAGTGGTTAGAGTACCATTCTGA